From Halobacillus sp. Marseille-Q1614, the proteins below share one genomic window:
- the hrcA gene encoding heat-inducible transcriptional repressor HrcA, whose protein sequence is MLTDRQLLILQVIIDDFILTAQPVGSRSIAKKEEINHSPATVRNEMADLEELGFLEKTHSSSGRVPSEKGYRFYVDHLLSPLQLSKREMHTIERAFQDRMMEFERVVQKSAGILSELTNYTSIILGPEVFETKLKQLQIVPLNEQSAIAILVTDTGHVEHRTFTIPVEIKPSQLEKMVNILNDRLKGVPLVKLYEKLQTEIYDLIREHTDEHEQAFSYLQAALLDDHQTKLYIGGKTNILMQPEFKDLEKVRSLYAIIERENEMASLLRSNEQGLHIRIGHENQVDEMQNCSLITASYTLGNEQVGTIALLGPTRMEYNRGISLLNVLSRQMTNTFKEWY, encoded by the coding sequence ATGCTAACGGATAGACAATTGTTAATTTTGCAAGTCATAATTGATGATTTTATCTTGACGGCTCAGCCAGTAGGATCTAGATCCATTGCTAAAAAAGAAGAAATTAATCACAGCCCGGCTACAGTAAGGAATGAAATGGCGGATCTTGAAGAATTGGGCTTCCTTGAAAAAACCCATTCATCATCCGGCCGAGTCCCATCTGAAAAAGGGTATCGTTTCTATGTCGATCATTTATTATCGCCTCTTCAATTATCCAAACGGGAAATGCATACAATCGAGCGGGCGTTTCAGGATAGAATGATGGAATTTGAGAGAGTTGTCCAAAAGTCTGCTGGGATTCTTTCGGAATTGACGAACTATACCTCTATCATTCTTGGACCTGAAGTGTTTGAAACTAAGCTTAAACAGCTGCAGATCGTTCCTTTAAATGAACAGTCTGCTATTGCCATTCTCGTCACGGATACAGGTCATGTGGAGCACAGGACTTTTACAATTCCTGTTGAAATTAAGCCTTCGCAGCTGGAAAAGATGGTGAACATATTAAATGACCGTCTTAAAGGTGTTCCTCTCGTGAAGCTCTATGAGAAGCTGCAGACTGAGATATATGATCTAATAAGAGAGCACACAGATGAGCATGAACAGGCCTTTTCTTATCTTCAGGCAGCCCTGTTGGATGACCATCAGACGAAACTGTATATCGGCGGCAAAACCAACATATTGATGCAGCCGGAATTTAAAGATTTAGAGAAGGTGCGTTCCCTTTACGCCATCATTGAAAGAGAAAATGAAATGGCCAGCCTGCTTCGTTCAAATGAGCAGGGCCTTCACATTCGAATTGGGCATGAAAATCAGGTGGATGAGATGCAGAACTGCAGCCTGATTACTGCCAGCTATACACTGGGGAATGAACAAGTAGGGACGATTGCCCTGCTTGGGCCTACGAGAATGGAATATAATCGAGGCATTTCCTTACTGAACGTTTTATCCAGGCAAATGACAAATACATTCAAGGAATGGTACTGA
- the grpE gene encoding nucleotide exchange factor GrpE: MQENKQENEQEVIDPKENEELNEKETESANEQTVEAEGEEQTELNQLQEEKDELQNRLLRLQADYDNFRRRTQKEKEADRKYRSQSLVEELIPVLDNFERALQVEIEGDAAQNLASGMKMVYSQFQAALEKEGVEEIPAEGEEFDPHLHQAVMQVEDDNFESNVVVEQLQKGYRLKDRVIRPAMVKVNQ, from the coding sequence ATGCAGGAAAACAAACAAGAAAATGAACAGGAAGTAATCGATCCAAAAGAAAATGAAGAATTAAATGAGAAAGAAACTGAATCTGCCAATGAACAAACGGTGGAAGCAGAGGGTGAAGAACAGACTGAATTAAACCAGCTTCAGGAAGAAAAAGATGAATTGCAAAATCGTCTCCTTCGACTTCAAGCTGATTATGATAATTTCCGTCGCCGCACTCAAAAAGAAAAAGAGGCTGATAGAAAATATAGATCTCAATCCTTAGTGGAAGAACTAATCCCCGTACTTGATAACTTTGAGAGAGCCTTGCAGGTTGAAATTGAGGGGGATGCAGCTCAGAACCTTGCAAGCGGCATGAAGATGGTTTACAGCCAGTTCCAGGCCGCTCTTGAAAAGGAAGGGGTCGAAGAGATCCCGGCTGAAGGGGAAGAGTTTGACCCTCACTTACATCAGGCTGTGATGCAGGTGGAAGATGATAACTTTGAATCCAACGTAGTAGTCGAGCAGCTGCAAAAAGGCTATCGATTAAAAGATCGGGTTATCCGCCCGGCTATGGTTAAAGTGAATCAATAA
- the dnaK gene encoding molecular chaperone DnaK produces MSKIIGIDLGTTNSCVAVMEGGEAKVIPNPEGNRTTPSAVAFKNGERQVGEVAKRQAITNPNTILSVKRHMGTDYKVEVEGKEYTPQEVSAIILQYIKGYAEDYLGETVEKAVITVPAYFNDAERQATKDAGKIAGLEVERIINEPTAAALAYGIDKEDQDQTILVYDLGGGTFDVSILDIGEGTFEVVATAGDNRLGGDDFDEVIIDHMVAEFKKENGIDLSQDKMAKQRLKDAAEKAKKDLSGVAQTQISLPFITAGEAGPLHLEMTLTRAKFEELASDLIERSMKPTRQAIKDAELSASEIHKVILVGGSTRIPAVQEAIKKEVGKEPSKGVNPDEVVALGASIQGGVLQGDVKDVVLLDVTPLSLGIETMGGVTTKLIERNTTIPTSHSQVFSTAADNQTAVDIHVLQGEREMAQDNKTLGRFQLTDIPPAPRGVPQIEVSFDIDANGIVNVRAKDMGTNKEQSITIKSSSGLSDDEVEEMVRQAEENAEADKKKREEIELRNEADQLVFTTDKTIKDLGDQVSEEEKEKAESAKEELKSALEGDDIEAIKEKKEALQELVQNLSVKLYEQAQQQAQAAQGEQGSAEDDVVDADYEEVNEDDKK; encoded by the coding sequence ATGAGTAAGATCATTGGAATTGACTTAGGTACAACAAATTCTTGTGTAGCAGTTATGGAAGGTGGAGAAGCGAAGGTTATCCCTAACCCGGAAGGTAACCGTACAACTCCTTCTGCTGTGGCATTTAAAAACGGAGAACGTCAGGTTGGTGAGGTAGCTAAACGTCAGGCTATTACTAACCCTAATACAATTCTTTCTGTTAAACGCCACATGGGTACTGACTACAAAGTGGAAGTAGAAGGAAAAGAATATACGCCTCAGGAAGTTTCTGCGATTATCCTGCAGTACATTAAAGGTTATGCAGAAGACTATCTTGGCGAAACAGTAGAGAAAGCAGTGATTACCGTTCCTGCATACTTTAACGATGCTGAACGCCAGGCAACTAAAGATGCTGGTAAAATTGCAGGATTGGAAGTTGAACGTATTATTAACGAGCCTACAGCTGCTGCATTGGCTTACGGTATTGACAAAGAAGACCAGGATCAGACAATTCTAGTTTATGATCTTGGCGGAGGTACATTTGATGTATCCATTCTTGATATCGGTGAAGGTACCTTCGAAGTAGTTGCGACTGCCGGTGACAACCGTCTTGGCGGTGACGACTTTGACGAAGTGATCATCGATCATATGGTAGCTGAATTCAAAAAAGAAAACGGCATCGACCTTTCCCAGGATAAAATGGCGAAGCAGCGTTTGAAAGATGCAGCTGAGAAAGCTAAAAAAGACCTTTCCGGTGTAGCGCAGACTCAAATCTCGCTTCCATTTATCACCGCTGGAGAAGCAGGTCCTCTTCACTTAGAAATGACATTAACTCGTGCTAAGTTTGAAGAATTAGCTTCTGATCTTATCGAGCGTTCAATGAAACCGACTCGTCAGGCAATTAAAGATGCGGAACTAAGCGCAAGCGAAATCCACAAAGTCATCCTTGTCGGTGGTTCTACTCGTATTCCTGCCGTACAGGAAGCAATCAAGAAAGAAGTAGGAAAAGAGCCGTCTAAAGGCGTTAACCCTGATGAAGTAGTAGCACTTGGTGCTTCTATCCAAGGTGGAGTACTTCAAGGAGACGTTAAAGATGTTGTGCTTCTTGACGTTACACCACTGTCCCTTGGTATTGAAACAATGGGAGGAGTTACCACAAAACTTATCGAGCGTAACACAACAATTCCTACAAGCCATTCACAGGTATTCTCTACAGCTGCTGACAACCAGACAGCCGTAGATATTCACGTCCTTCAAGGGGAGCGTGAAATGGCGCAGGATAACAAAACTCTGGGCCGCTTCCAGCTGACGGATATCCCGCCGGCACCGCGCGGAGTACCTCAAATCGAAGTGAGCTTCGATATTGATGCTAACGGTATTGTTAACGTACGTGCGAAAGACATGGGTACGAATAAAGAACAGTCCATCACGATCAAATCTTCTTCCGGCCTTTCTGATGACGAAGTAGAAGAAATGGTACGCCAGGCTGAAGAAAATGCTGAAGCCGATAAGAAGAAACGTGAAGAAATTGAGCTTCGCAACGAAGCAGACCAGCTTGTCTTCACTACAGATAAGACGATCAAAGATCTAGGCGATCAAGTATCTGAGGAAGAAAAAGAAAAAGCTGAATCAGCGAAGGAAGAACTTAAATCTGCTCTAGAAGGCGATGATATTGAAGCGATTAAAGAGAAAAAAGAAGCTCTTCAAGAGCTAGTTCAAAACCTTTCTGTTAAGCTTTACGAGCAGGCTCAGCAGCAGGCACAGGCCGCTCAGGGAGAGCAAGGCAGTGCAGAAGACGATGTAGTCGACGCTGATTACGAAGAAGTAAATGAAGACGACAAGAAGTAA
- a CDS encoding GatB/YqeY domain-containing protein: MTITERLNQDMKTAMKARDKKTLSTIRMVKASLQNEAIKLGKNELSEEEELTVLSREVKQRKDSLHEFKEAGRGDLVEELDEEIKILQVYMPKQLSDSELEQIVQETIQEVGASSKADMGKVMSAVMPKVKGKTEGSKVNQLVLKKLS, encoded by the coding sequence ATGACGATTACAGAACGCCTTAATCAAGATATGAAAACAGCGATGAAGGCTAGAGACAAAAAAACTCTTTCCACAATTCGCATGGTCAAAGCTTCACTTCAAAATGAAGCGATCAAACTAGGTAAAAATGAACTATCTGAAGAAGAAGAACTTACTGTTTTATCTCGCGAAGTAAAACAGAGAAAAGATTCCCTCCACGAGTTTAAAGAAGCTGGACGCGGAGATCTTGTAGAAGAACTTGATGAAGAAATTAAGATTTTACAAGTATATATGCCGAAACAGCTGTCCGACTCAGAACTTGAGCAGATTGTTCAGGAAACCATTCAAGAGGTAGGAGCTTCATCTAAAGCCGACATGGGTAAAGTCATGAGTGCTGTTATGCCGAAAGTAAAAGGTAAAACAGAAGGATCTAAGGTGAATCAGCTCGTACTTAAGAAGTTATCATAA
- the deoC gene encoding deoxyribose-phosphate aldolase encodes MEQNLAKMIDHTQLKPDTTKDKIEQICAEAKEHQFMSVCVNPHWVSYCKELLKGTDVKVCTVIGFPLGATTTETKVFETKQAIENGATEVDMVINVGELKSGNKDFVLKDIEAVVQAAAGKALVKVIIETSLLTEDEKITASQLTKEGGADFVKTSTGFSGGGATVEDISLMRKTVGPDLGVKASGGVRDLEGAKAVIEAGATRIGASAGIAIISGEQGSSDY; translated from the coding sequence ATGGAACAAAATTTAGCGAAAATGATTGATCATACACAGTTAAAACCTGATACTACAAAAGACAAAATTGAACAGATCTGTGCAGAAGCCAAAGAACATCAGTTTATGTCGGTATGTGTAAACCCGCATTGGGTCAGCTATTGCAAAGAGCTGCTGAAAGGTACAGATGTAAAAGTATGTACAGTTATCGGTTTCCCTCTTGGAGCGACCACAACAGAAACAAAAGTTTTTGAAACAAAGCAGGCGATTGAAAACGGAGCCACAGAAGTAGATATGGTCATTAATGTTGGAGAACTGAAATCCGGCAATAAAGACTTTGTCTTAAAAGATATTGAAGCAGTCGTTCAGGCGGCAGCAGGAAAAGCGTTAGTCAAAGTAATCATCGAAACCTCTCTGTTAACAGAAGACGAAAAAATCACAGCATCCCAGCTGACTAAAGAAGGCGGCGCTGATTTTGTAAAAACATCTACAGGCTTCTCCGGCGGCGGAGCGACAGTCGAAGATATAAGCCTTATGCGTAAGACAGTAGGCCCTGACTTAGGCGTCAAAGCTTCCGGTGGAGTAAGAGACCTCGAAGGTGCTAAGGCCGTTATTGAAGCAGGAGCGACAAGAATTGGCGCGAGTGCCGGAATCGCTATTATCAGCGGAGAGCAAGGCTCCTCTGATTATTAA
- a CDS encoding 16S rRNA (uracil(1498)-N(3))-methyltransferase, whose translation MQRYFVKEDHWDESLVYIEGEDFHHITNVMRMKVDDFLICIHPEKGAAKCKIEEVLDKEKVVCSVLEWLKEDIELPVAVSIVQSLGKGDKLEQVVQKGTELGADSFVPFQADRSVAKWDGKKAMKKIRRLAKIAKEASEQSERTKIPEVHPLMALSDVLEYASSFNTKLFAFEEEARKGTHHTLKGQLEGISEGSSVIIAFGPEGGFSEKEAETLKSEGFNPVRLGRRILRMETAPLYFLSAVSYEMEERR comes from the coding sequence ATGCAGAGATATTTCGTAAAAGAAGATCATTGGGATGAATCCTTGGTTTATATCGAAGGGGAAGATTTTCATCATATAACGAACGTAATGAGAATGAAGGTAGACGACTTCTTAATTTGTATTCATCCTGAAAAAGGGGCAGCGAAATGTAAGATTGAAGAGGTCCTAGATAAAGAAAAGGTCGTATGTTCTGTTCTCGAATGGTTAAAGGAAGACATTGAGCTGCCGGTGGCCGTTTCGATTGTCCAAAGCCTTGGTAAAGGGGACAAGCTTGAGCAGGTGGTTCAAAAAGGAACAGAGCTTGGGGCCGATTCCTTCGTTCCTTTCCAGGCTGACCGCTCAGTAGCTAAATGGGATGGCAAGAAAGCCATGAAGAAAATTCGACGGTTAGCTAAAATAGCAAAAGAAGCCAGTGAACAGTCTGAACGCACGAAAATTCCGGAAGTCCACCCCCTTATGGCACTGTCGGACGTTTTGGAATATGCCTCTTCGTTTAATACGAAGCTGTTTGCCTTTGAGGAGGAAGCCCGAAAAGGTACTCATCATACGCTTAAGGGCCAGCTGGAAGGGATATCAGAAGGCAGCTCTGTCATTATTGCTTTTGGGCCAGAAGGCGGATTCTCTGAAAAGGAAGCGGAAACCCTTAAATCTGAGGGGTTTAACCCTGTCCGGTTAGGACGAAGAATTCTGCGGATGGAAACGGCCCCCCTTTATTTCCTGTCTGCCGTTTCCTATGAAATGGAAGAACGAAGGTAA
- the hemW gene encoding radical SAM family heme chaperone HemW, which produces MNISSAYIHIPFCQQICHYCDFTKFFYNEQLADEYLKALEKEIHTYVPGDKEVLETIFVGGGTPTALTAPQLKRLLEMIDQHFAIDKCREYTFEANPGDLDKEKVKLLKDYGVNRISLGVQVFDDKMLEKIGRVHRVKDVYTNVDRLLNEGLTNISIDLMYALPGQTVSDFEKTIEEALQFNLPHYSSYSLQIEPKTVFYNRYKKGKLVKPPEDDEAEMYELLQRKLSAAGVSQYEISNFAKPGYESQHNLTYWNNEYYYGIGAGSHGYLPGVRTINIRPLPAYVKKALADGRPILHEEPVGEKERMEEEMFLGLRKAEGVSMDRFEKKFDRPMKEVFGSAILLLEQRGLISQSNQRVFLTDKGKILGNEVFQEFLIDS; this is translated from the coding sequence ATGAATATTTCATCCGCCTATATTCATATTCCTTTTTGCCAGCAGATCTGTCATTATTGCGATTTCACGAAGTTTTTTTATAATGAACAATTAGCTGATGAATATTTAAAGGCGCTCGAGAAAGAAATACACACTTACGTTCCGGGTGATAAGGAAGTGCTGGAGACGATTTTCGTCGGCGGAGGGACACCTACCGCACTGACCGCCCCTCAATTAAAGCGGCTGCTTGAAATGATCGATCAGCACTTTGCGATTGATAAATGCAGGGAATATACGTTTGAAGCGAATCCAGGCGACCTTGATAAAGAAAAGGTGAAACTGTTAAAAGATTATGGGGTTAACCGGATTTCTTTAGGGGTACAGGTTTTTGATGACAAAATGTTAGAGAAGATCGGCCGCGTACACCGTGTGAAAGATGTCTATACGAACGTGGACAGGCTTCTTAATGAAGGTCTGACGAATATAAGCATTGATCTGATGTATGCCCTGCCCGGACAGACGGTGTCCGACTTTGAAAAAACGATTGAAGAAGCATTGCAGTTCAACCTTCCGCACTACTCTTCATACTCGCTGCAAATTGAACCGAAAACCGTGTTTTACAATCGCTATAAAAAAGGGAAGCTTGTGAAACCGCCGGAGGATGACGAAGCTGAAATGTACGAACTTTTGCAAAGAAAGCTGTCAGCTGCAGGAGTAAGTCAATACGAAATCAGTAATTTTGCCAAACCGGGCTATGAAAGCCAGCATAATCTGACATACTGGAATAATGAATATTATTATGGAATTGGCGCCGGTTCCCATGGCTACCTTCCAGGAGTTCGGACGATCAACATTCGGCCTCTCCCTGCCTATGTGAAAAAAGCGCTGGCTGATGGCCGTCCAATTTTACACGAAGAGCCGGTGGGAGAAAAAGAACGGATGGAAGAAGAGATGTTTCTTGGACTTCGCAAGGCAGAAGGTGTATCAATGGATAGGTTTGAGAAAAAATTTGACCGACCGATGAAGGAAGTTTTCGGCTCTGCTATTCTGCTCCTTGAACAAAGAGGACTGATCAGTCAATCCAATCAGAGGGTTTTTTTAACCGATAAAGGGAAGATTCTCGGTAACGAAGTTTTTCAGGAATTTTTAATCGATTCATAA
- the dnaJ gene encoding molecular chaperone DnaJ gives MSKRDYYDVLGVSKDASKEEIKKAYRKMARKYHPDVSEEENASEKFKEAKEAYETLSDQQKRAQYDQFGHAGPQGQGFGGFGGGAEDFGGFGDIFDMFFGGGGRRRDPNAPRKGADLQYSMTLTFEEAIFGKNTEVEIPTEETCGTCDGSGAKAGSKPETCSHCQGSGQINQEQNTPFGRVVNRRVCHYCQGSGNIIKDKCNTCGGDGRVTKRNKIQLDIPAGIDEGQQIRVPGKGEAGVNGGPAGDLFVIIRVQPHEFYQRDGDHIFCEMPLTFAQAALGDEIEVPTVHGKVKLKVPAGTQTGKTFRLKDKGVPNVHGRGQGDQHVKIRVITPEKLTDRQKELLREFNEISGNEATDEQHGNFFERMKRAFKGD, from the coding sequence GTGAGTAAACGTGATTATTACGACGTTTTGGGTGTCTCTAAGGATGCTTCGAAAGAGGAAATTAAGAAAGCATACCGTAAGATGGCACGTAAATATCACCCAGACGTAAGTGAAGAAGAAAACGCTTCTGAGAAGTTTAAGGAAGCAAAAGAAGCTTATGAAACATTAAGTGATCAGCAGAAACGAGCTCAGTATGATCAATTTGGTCATGCCGGCCCTCAAGGCCAAGGATTTGGCGGATTCGGCGGCGGAGCAGAAGATTTCGGCGGCTTTGGAGATATTTTCGATATGTTCTTTGGCGGCGGTGGCCGTCGCAGAGATCCGAATGCTCCACGAAAAGGTGCTGACCTCCAGTATTCAATGACCTTGACGTTTGAAGAAGCGATCTTCGGAAAGAACACAGAGGTGGAGATCCCTACAGAAGAAACTTGCGGAACATGTGATGGATCAGGTGCGAAGGCTGGTTCCAAGCCTGAGACATGCTCCCATTGTCAAGGAAGCGGTCAAATCAATCAGGAACAGAATACACCTTTCGGCCGCGTTGTAAATCGCCGTGTATGTCATTACTGTCAAGGAAGCGGTAATATTATTAAAGACAAATGTAATACTTGCGGCGGTGACGGCCGCGTCACCAAGCGCAATAAAATCCAGCTTGATATTCCAGCCGGTATTGATGAAGGACAGCAGATTCGAGTCCCTGGCAAAGGGGAAGCCGGAGTAAACGGCGGCCCTGCCGGAGACCTGTTTGTCATTATCAGAGTACAGCCGCATGAGTTCTATCAGCGTGACGGCGATCACATTTTCTGTGAAATGCCACTTACATTTGCACAGGCAGCCCTAGGTGATGAAATCGAAGTGCCGACTGTGCATGGCAAAGTAAAATTAAAAGTTCCTGCTGGGACACAAACGGGCAAAACCTTCCGTCTTAAAGATAAAGGGGTTCCGAATGTTCACGGCCGTGGACAAGGTGATCAGCACGTAAAAATCAGAGTGATCACTCCTGAGAAGCTGACAGATCGCCAGAAAGAGCTTCTTAGAGAGTTTAATGAAATCAGCGGCAATGAAGCGACAGATGAACAGCATGGTAATTTTTTTGAAAGAATGAAACGTGCATTTAAAGGTGACTAA
- the prmA gene encoding 50S ribosomal protein L11 methyltransferase, with product MKWSEICIHTTNEAIEPVSNILHEAGASGVVIEDPRDMIKEETGLGEIYELNPEDYPKEGVYVKAYLQMNSFLGETVDSIKQSVTNLKLYNIDIGKNNVTLSEIHEEDWATAWKKYYKPVKISEQITIIPTWEDYTPVSSDEIIIEMDPGMAFGTGTHPTTVLSIQALEQYLNKDDVVLDVGAGSGILSVASVLLGAQHVHAYDLDEVAVNSTKNNAELNQVQHQITSQKNNLLNDVEIKPDLIVSNILAEIIVQFVDDAYRLLKKDGYFITSGIISGKKDLVTGRLAEAGFEIVETNKMEDWISIIAKK from the coding sequence ATGAAATGGTCTGAAATTTGTATCCATACGACTAATGAAGCCATCGAGCCGGTATCTAATATTCTCCATGAGGCCGGAGCCAGCGGTGTAGTAATTGAAGATCCGCGGGATATGATTAAAGAAGAAACGGGACTTGGAGAAATATATGAGCTAAATCCGGAGGATTATCCGAAGGAAGGCGTATATGTCAAAGCATACTTACAGATGAACAGTTTCCTTGGGGAAACTGTCGATTCTATCAAGCAGTCAGTTACGAACTTGAAACTTTATAACATAGATATTGGAAAAAATAATGTAACTCTTAGTGAGATTCATGAAGAAGACTGGGCCACTGCGTGGAAAAAGTACTATAAGCCCGTCAAAATTTCTGAACAGATCACTATTATCCCTACATGGGAAGACTACACCCCTGTTTCAAGTGATGAAATCATCATTGAAATGGATCCCGGGATGGCGTTTGGAACGGGAACCCACCCTACAACTGTATTAAGTATTCAGGCGCTTGAGCAATATTTAAATAAAGATGATGTGGTATTAGATGTCGGAGCAGGGTCCGGGATTTTAAGTGTTGCTTCTGTATTACTCGGTGCGCAGCACGTCCATGCCTATGACTTGGATGAAGTGGCTGTGAACAGCACAAAAAATAATGCAGAACTCAACCAGGTGCAGCACCAGATTACATCACAGAAAAATAATTTATTGAATGATGTAGAAATAAAGCCTGATTTAATTGTTTCCAATATTCTTGCTGAAATCATCGTTCAGTTTGTAGATGATGCGTACCGCCTGCTTAAAAAAGATGGTTATTTTATTACTTCAGGCATTATTTCCGGTAAAAAGGATCTCGTTACAGGGCGCCTGGCTGAAGCAGGTTTTGAAATCGTAGAAACCAATAAAATGGAAGACTGGATTTCTATTATCGCGAAGAAGTAA
- the rpsU gene encoding 30S ribosomal protein S21 — protein MSKTTRVRKNESLEDALRRFKRDVSKSGALAEYRKREYYDKPSVRRKKKSEAARKRK, from the coding sequence ATGTCAAAAACAACTCGCGTGCGTAAAAACGAGTCACTTGAAGATGCTCTTCGTCGCTTCAAGCGCGATGTATCGAAAAGCGGTGCATTAGCTGAATATCGTAAGCGTGAATATTACGATAAGCCTAGCGTTCGCCGTAAGAAAAAATCTGAGGCCGCTAGAAAGCGCAAGTAG